One window from the genome of Engraulis encrasicolus isolate BLACKSEA-1 chromosome 16, IST_EnEncr_1.0, whole genome shotgun sequence encodes:
- the LOC134465287 gene encoding interferon-induced protein 44-like isoform X2 — protein MDSIMKWRPGINSVSQARLLLVGPVGAGKSSFFNSVCSVFKGHVKIQANTGTAATSLTTQFRAYSIRGCGEKPLPLVLCDTMGMEESLNAGLDIDDYTSILKGNVPDRYQFNPSMPMQETSPGFRKSVGVKDKIHCVVYVIDASKVKLLPDRMIEKFAAFRRKANLLAIPQVVLMTKVDEACPLVADDLKNVYCSKNLEGMMREVAVQLGLSMAAVIPVKNYSQEFELDPITDILLLNAVTQMLRMAESYFDDLAEDEEKTD, from the exons ATGGACAGCATCATGAAGTGGAGGCCAGGGATCAACTCAGTGAGCCAGGCCCGCCTGCTGCTTGTCGGCCCAGTAGGAGCGGGGAAGTCAAGCTTCTTCAACTCTGTGTGTTCAGTCTTCAAAGGTCATGTGAAAATTCAGGCAAACACGGGCACTGCAGCAACTAGTCTGACCACACag TTCCGAGCATACTCCATCAGAGGCTGCGGAGAAAAGCCCCTACCGTTGGTACTCTGTGACACCATGGGAATGGAGGAGAGCCTAAATGCTGGTCTGGATATAGATGACTACACAAGCATCCTGAAGGGAAATGTACCAGACCGTTACCAG TTCAACCCATCAATGCCCATGCAAGAAACATCTCCCGGATTCCGGAAGTCTGTAGGAGTGAAGGACAAGATCCACTGTGTGGTCTATGTGATTGATGCCTCCAAAGTCAAACTCCTCCCAGACCGGATGATTGAAAAATTTGCTGCATTTCGCAGGAAGGCCAACCTCCTGG CTATTCCTCAGGTTGTGCTCATGACAAAGGTGGATGAGGCTTGCCCATTGGTCGCAGATGATCTGAAGAATGTTTACTGCAGCAAGAATCTTGAGGGAATG ATGCGTGAGGTTGCTGTGCAGCTGGGACTGTCCATGGCGGCGGTGATCCCAGTGAAAAACTACAGTCAGGAATTTGAGCTTGACCCAATCACAGATATCCTCCTGCTGAACGCTGTCACCCAGATGCTTCGAATGGCAGAGAGCTACTTTGATGACCTCGCTGAGGACGAAGAAAAAACTGACTAG